The Spirochaetales bacterium genome segment TCGGTCGCGGTACTGCAGGAGATCATCGATATCAATCATATCAGTGAAGGGATGAACCTTTCGCGTGATGAAATAGAAGGGCTCGTTGTCCAATCCCTTTCCCTCGAAGCGGAGCGATACGCGCTTACCCTTCTCTCACGTATGCTTTATTCGACATTCACGTTAACGCTTAAACTCAAAAAGAAGGGATATGCCATTCATATTATTGAAAAGGTGATCCCCCGTCTCGAAGAACTCGGATATCTGGATGATATCGAGTTCGCGAAAGCCTGGGTGTGGTCGCGGCTAAAGCGGCGGCCTGAAAGCAGGAACGCGT includes the following:
- a CDS encoding regulatory protein RecX translates to MHEDGSSSQRDNLTIIRIKQAKKTKSSITLSDESSVAVLQEIIDINHISEGMNLSRDEIEGLVVQSLSLEAERYALTLLSRMLYSTFTLTLKLKKKGYAIHIIEKVIPRLEELGYLDDIEFAKAWVWSRLKRRPESRNALFSGLRKKGIDSSIAEYVLEESFPEEKEKENALLLLQRLKDTGRSEENIMKTLFSRGFSMKTIREVLKERE